CTCCGCCTCCTCGTGTATCCTCTTCACGATTCTCTGGGCGATCTCCCTGTCCTTGAACGCTTCAAGCGGCTCCATCCTTAACCCTCCAGGGCTCTCTCGACCTCCGCCCACGCCTCGAGTATCTCAAGGGCGCGCTTTTCATCGAGCCTCTCTATCGCAAAGCCCGTGTGGACTATGACGTAATCGCCCACGCTGACGTCGGGGAGCAGGTCGAGGCGGACTTCCCTCTTAACGCCGCCGAAATCGACTACCGCAGTTTTTCCTTCAATTTCGATGATCCTTCCGGGAACGGCCAGGCACATTTTTCTCTCACCTGTGACTAGTTCTCCCGGGCCTTTTTAGGGATTTTTTAAACCAACGGTTTGAAACCGCAAACCTAAAAACTCCTGATCCAAACTCCGAACATGATCGCCGCGGTTCTGGCTGGCGGGACTGGCAGACGCTTCGGAGGGGACAAGTTGCTCGTCGAGGTAGGGGGCAAACCCCTCCTCCTCCACACCCTGGAGAGGCTCGGCCTGGCGAGGAGGGTCGATGAGATCGTTCTCGTGGCGTCGCCCCACAACGCGGACCGGCTCAGGACGTTCGGCTTCCGCGTCCTCGTGGACGAGCTTATGATTGGTCCTATCGGGGGCGTCTACACGGCGCTGGAACTCGGGGATGTCTTTGTTGTTGCAGGCGACATGCCGCTCCTCGTTCCGGAATTCATTGATTATATAATCGATCGATTCAATGAATCTGGAAGGGAGGCCTGCGTCCCCAGGTGGGGCAACGGCTACCTGGAACCCCTCCACGCCGCCTACTCCACTCCATTCAGGGAATCCCTTTGGGGACGTATAAAGGCTGGAAACTATGCTTTGAACCTGGCGATAAGGGAAAGCGACGTCTGCTACATTGAGACGGAAAAACTCCCCGGGAGCTGGCGCGAGAGCCTCTTCAACGTCAACACGAGGGAAGACCTGGAGAGGCTCAGCCGTATCGTTTTCTGATCCATTTCTTCTTGAGTTCTGGGTAGTAGGCTATCCCCGCCGTCAGAAAAAAGACCGCCCCGGCGTAGACCTTCCCGAAGTACCACGACAGGAATCCGAGGGCCAGGGAGACGTCGGCCAGTTTCACGTGGGTTTCGGCCCCCTCCTTGAAGTCAAGGAGAAAGGATGCAAAGGCCAGGAGCGACGTTATGAGCCAGATACCCGAGGGGTCCATTCAATCACCCTTGTTGAGGAGTTCCGCCAGAGAATCCGCCAGGCTTTTCGCCCTCTGGATTATGATCTCGCTCGGCTCCTGGAAGAGGCCCATAACCTTCGGCTGGCAACCCACCAGGACGAAGCTCGCATCGAGCTGGCTCTTCAGATAGCCCACGAGTATCCTCAGCGGCAGGCTGTGGGTTGAGACCGCATCGCCGAGAGTGCCCTCTGGATCGGCGAGGATTATCTCCCCGTGTCCTCCCCCAAAATCGACGGCGTCGATGAAGAGAACCAGATCCGGTTTGAAGGAGGTTATCTTCCCGGTGTAGCTCTCCGGCACCTCGCCACAGTTCAGAACGAGGACATTGGGGTTGCTGATCAGCTCCTTCAGCCTCTCGGCAACGAGAACGCCGAAGGCATCGTCTCCCCTGGCGTCGTTCCCTATGCCGCAGACCACCACGCGCCTGGCGTTTTTAATGAGGTCGGCGAGTTCCATGCTTCCACCCCTGGCGTTTTGGTAAAAAATTGAGAGAACTCCCCCACTATCCCTCAATTACCTTCCCCGCGACTTCCCTTATCCTGTCGGCGAACTCCGTTTTCATAAGCTCCGCGGGGTTGCCCACCTTCGCCTCCAGGTCTCTGTACAGCGGGATTCCCACAAGGTAAGGCACACCGAACTCCCTCGCGAGGCCCTCTATGTCCCTCTCCCCGTCGAGCTTGAGGTTCTCAACCATTCCCAGGATCCTGTAGTCCCTTTCCCTCAGGACTTCGAGGAGCTTCCTAACGACGTTGATGGAGAGCTTCGATGGGGTCGCCACGACAAGGAACTCGCCCCTCTTGAGGAAGCGCAGGACGTCGAGGAACTGGTCTCCGAGACCGGGCGGCATGTCTATGACGAGGTAGTCCAGCTCGTCCCAGCGCGTTATTGCCAGGAGTTCGATGAGTGCATCGCTTATCTCCATGCCCCTCATCGGTGTCGGCCTGTCCTCGGAGTAGTAGACGATGCTCATGAACTTAACCCCGTGAACGGTCGGAGGGATGACGCCGTACTCCTCCTCGGGGAACTCCTTCGGCTCGAAACCTAGGATAACGTGGTCGCTCGCCCCGTGGAAGTCGAGGTCGAGCAGGCCGACCCTGTGACCCTTCTCGGCCAGAGCCAGGGCCAGCGTCGTCGATACTAGGGACTTCCCCACACCGCCTTTCCCGCTCACCACGGGGATTATACGCTTCACCTTCTCGAGCCTGCCCTCTATGCCCCTGACGCGCGGGTCTATAGTTATCATTCCCCTCCCTCCTTCTCGATTCTTATGCCGCTTATGTAGACTCCCCTTCCCTTCAGAACCTCGAAGTCCCTGCTGCCGCACTTCGGGCAGGCGAGGAAGGCGTGAACGACCTCGGGAATGAAGTGTATGTCCTCCTTAATGCGGTCGTCGAAGTTCTCCCTGACGTCCTTCAGTTTCCACTCATGGCCGCAGTCGCGGCACCTGAAGACTGCCTCCTCCTCGATGAACTCTATCTCGGCCCCCTCACCGATCGTCCCCTTGAGAAGCTCCTTCATCGCGAACTCAACTATCTCGGCGTTCACATCCTGAAGCTCTCCCAGAACAACCTGGATTGCCAGGAGCTTTGATGCGCCTTCTTTTTGAGCGTAATCGAGGGCGGTCCTAACTATACCATCGGCGAGTGCCCACTCGTGCATTTCTAACCCCTCCAGAGGTAATATGGGCCAATTCTTTAAAAACGGTGGAGTTTTCAACCTTAGGTTTCCTAACCATTCTCGGCGGCGTTTTGGAGTTTTTGTGGTGGTAATGGTACTTTCGTTCCTCAAGTCTGTCCCGTCCCATCAACACTTTCGTTTAACAGTTCGCATTCTGCAATTCTCTTTATTTTCGCCAAAATTTATAGGCATTAATGTCCATTTATTTTTTGGCGATGTCCATGTATGGCAACTGGGGTAAGTTTCTGCGTGTAAACCTCTCCACCGGAGAGGTAAAGGTTGAAGAATACGACGAGGAGCTGGCCAAGAAGTGGCTCGGTAGCAGGGGACTGGCCATATACTTCCTCCTGAAGGAGATGGACCCGAAGGTCGACCCGCTGAGTCCCGAGAACAAGCTGATAATTACGCCGGGTCCGCTGAGCGGAACCAGCGCCCCAACCGGCGGCAGGTATAACGTCGTTACCAAGGGTCCCCAGACGGGCTTCATAACCATGGCCAACTCGGGTGGCTACTTTGGAGCGGAACTCAAGTTCGCGGGCTGGGACGGAATCATAGTCGAGGGCAAGGCCGACCACCCGGTCTACATCTACATCAAGGACGACAACGTTGAGATACGCGACGCTTCCCACCTCTGGGGCAAGGTCGTGAGCGAGACCGAGGAGACCCTCAAGAAGGAAATAGGCAGCAAGAGGCTTCACATAGCCAGCATTGGTCCGGCCGGTGAGAACCTCGTCAAGTTCGCGGCCATAGTCAACGACGGCCACCGCGCCGCTGCTAGGGCAGGTGTCGGAGCCGTTATGGGAAGCAAGAACCTCAAGGCGATAGCCGTCGAGGGAACGAAGAGGGTCCCGATAGCCGACAAGCAGAAGTTCATGCTCGTCATAAGGGAGAAGATAAACAAGCTCAAGAACGACCCCGTTGCCGGCGGAGGACTGCCCAACTACGGTACCGCCGTCCTCGTCAACATCATAAACCAGAACGGCCTCTATCCGACGAGGAACTTCCAGACCGGCGTTTTCGAGCTCGCTGAGGAGCACAGCGGTGAGGCAATGACGGCCAAGTACCTCATCAGGAACCAGCCGTGCTATGCCTGTCCGATAGGCTGTGGCAGGGTTAACAAGCTCCCGACCGTTGGTGTGACAGAGGGACCCGAGTACGAGAGCATCTGGGCCCTTGGAGCCGACCTCGGCATAAACGACCTCGCGAGCATAATCGAGGCCAACCACCTCTGCGACGAGTACGGTCTGGACACTATCTCAACCGGTGGAACATTGGCTGCTGCCATGGAGCTCTATGAGAAGGGCTACCTCAAGCAAGAGGACCTTGGAGAGGAGGCTCCGCCGTTCAGATGGGGCAACACGGAGGTTCTCCTGTACTACATCGAGAAGATAGCCTACAGGAAGGGCATTGGGGACAAGCTTGCGGAGGGAAGCTACCGCTTCGCCGAGATGTACGGCCACCCGGAGTTCTCAATGAGCGTCAAGAAGCTTGAGCTTCCAGCCTACGACCCGCGTGGAGCGGAGGGGCACGGTCTTGGCTATGCAACCAACAACCGCGGCGGCTGCCACATTAAGAACTACATGATAAGCCCCGAGATCCTCGGCTACCCGTACAAGATGGACCCGCACGACATAAGCGACGACAAGATAAAGATGCTCCTCATATTCCAGGACCTCAGCGCGGTAATTGACGCCGCCGGCCTCTGTCTCTTCACGACCTTCGGCCTTGGAGCGGACGACTTCCGCGACATGCTGAACGCGGCCCTCGGCTGGGACTTCTCAACTGAGGACTACCTCAAGATAGGAGAGCGCATCTGGAACGCCGAGAGGATATTCAACCTCAAGGCCGGCCTCGTTCCGGAGAGGGACGACACCCTGCCGAAGAGGTTCCTCGAGGAGCCGATGCCGGAGGGACCAAACAAGGGCCACACCGTCCGCCTGAAGGAGATGCTGCCGCGCTACTACAAGCTCCGCGGCTGGACCGAGGACGGAAGGGTTACCCCGGAGAAGGCCAAGGAACTTGGAATCGAGGAGTTCCTTTGATTCCCTTTCCTTTACCCGTTTTTGTCCAGTAAGGTTTTTATGTCTTCACTGGGCACTCACTTTTTAAGGTGATAATATGCTCTATCCGAACCTCTCATGGCATTCATCGAACTCACCCTGCGGGTTGCAACCTCCGAGTGGGGGCGGTTGAATTGGCGAAGGAAGTCGGTAAGGAGTACACCTTCTCCCTGTGGGACGGGAAGGTAATAGTGCGGCCGAAGCTCGACATGAAGTACCTCTACATCGAGGTCACGAGCAGGTGCAACCTCAAGTGTGAGATGTGCTTCAAGCAGTACTGGGAGGACACCGAGGGGGACATGGACTGGGAGCTCTTCCTCAAGATTCTCGACGACGCCGAGGAGTTCCCGGACCTCAAGATGGTCTACCTCGGCGGGATCGGCGAGCCCTCTGTTCACCCCCGCTTCATGGACATGGTTAGGGAGGTCAAGAAGAGGGGCTTCGCTCTTGGAATGAGCAGCAACGGAACTTTACTAACCGACGACATGCTCCGTGAGTTCGCAAAACTCGGCGTTGAGTTGATCTACTTCTCTATGGACACTGTTCCAACCGCTCAAAACGCCATAACCCTTGGGCACCTCGCCGCCGCCGTGACGGCGGATAAGATAAGAAAGCTCGTCAAGTACCGCGATGAGTACGGCACCCACAGGCCGAGCGTTGGCGTTGAAGTGGTCGTCACGAAGGAGAACTACAAACAGCTCCCCGATATGGCGCGCTTTCTGCTCGACCTCGGCGTCGATTCCATGCTTGTATCGAACCTTCTACCCCTAACCGAGGAGCAGACCAAGGACATCGTTTACGATGGAAGCGTTAATATGAAACCCATCCTCGACGAGCTTTACAAGATAGCCAACATGGGCATCTACATAAAGCTCCCATACTTCGAGCTGAAGACCGAGAGACAGTGCGACTTCGACGAGAACAACGTCGCCGTAATCCGGTGGGACGGCGAGGTCGCGCCCTGCTACCGCTTCCTCCACTCCTACTACGAGTACATCTTCGGTAGGAAGAAGAAGGTCAACGCCTACTCCTTTGGAAACGTGAGGGAGAAGAGCCTCGCGGATATATGGACGAGCGAGAAGTACACATGGTTCCGCTTCACTATGAAGAACTACATGTACCCCTCGTGCACCGACTGTCCACTGGTTGACGCCTGCGACTTCGTCAAGACGAGTGACATCGACTGCTGGGGCAACGAGCCGAGCTGCGCCGACTGCCTCTGGGCCAGGAGAATAGTGCAGTGCCCGATTCCCCAGCACAACTTCGGGAAGTTCTACTGACGCCTCATTCCTTTGATTTTCCCTTTTTCAGGAGAACCAGGAACGTGAGTATCCCCAGAGGCGCTATGAACGTAACCCCGTTCAGCTCCAGTATCACGTCGTAGGGGACCAGCCAGAAGGCCAGGAAGCCGAGGTTCAGGAAGTACAGCTTTTTGTCGGTAAGCACCGGGGGCTGGGAGTAAAAGTGCAGAGCCACCGCGAGGCCGAGGAGGGAAGTTGCCGCCGGTGGGACGCTGGAGTGGGGAAGGGCGGTGAATATGAAGAAGAGAAGGGCCGAAATCAGGAGGCCATAAATGAAGGAGTGTCTTTCTGCAAAAGCCGAGCGGAGGGGAAGCTCGCCTTTGAGTTCTCTTGCGGCTAGAATCAGAACAACGACCAGAAGAACCGTCAGCAGATATTGAAGTAGTGGGGGGACGTATTTCGTCAGGCTTACAGCATAGACGGCCGCGGAGGTTAGAAACGCTGCCACCACAAGCCTAATTCCCTTAGGACCCAGGAGCCTCTCCGTCCTGAACTCGGGATAGAGGGTGTCGATGAGCATTATCGGAACAGCTATGCTCATGAGGGAGTGGAAAATCGTGAGCCAAACGGCCCAGACGGTGTTTATCCCCCAGACCCTTCCGTAGGTCGCGAAGATGCCCAAATCGGCCCAGTTGGGGTCGAACCACGAGCGTATCACGAGGCCCTCCTCGACGATTCCATAAACCGCCCCGAGGAGCATCAGCCTGAGGTATCCCCTGCCCCATCTCACCCACGCTTCCCTTGCAAGAAGCACGCCGGAGCCGTAGTAAAGCCAGAGCATGGGGAACGCTAGGGGTTGCGTTGCCACTTCAGTGGGCGGCGTGGAACCGCTGAGGACCTCCGCTAAGAACGGGGAGAGGAGCGAAAGGAGCAGTGCAATTTTTGTCCCCCTTTGCATGTCGGGAGTACTCGGCGTTGTTTATTTAATTTTCTGGGGGATTGATCAGCGAGGGGTGATAATCTCGGGTTTCAAGCCCTCCTCAGTTCTGGTCCACGTGGTGTGGAGCCTCTTCTCAGCCGCGACCTCGACCGCCGTGTAGTAACCCGGCACGTACAGCGTCGGTCCGCGCAGGACTACACTCTCGTCGACCCAGCTGACCTCTGTGAGTCCCCTGGGCTCCCCGTGCTCCACCAGATCCTTCCAAACGCGTTTGTTAATTATGCACCCGGGGTCGTCGCCGAGCAAATCGAGGGTGTAGTGGTATGCCCTCGCCCGGCAGCCGCCGCAGATGTTCCTGTAGGGGCAGTTCCTACACTGGCCCGTGAAGTTGTTCCTGTCTCTCAAGAGGTTGAATATCCTGCTTTTCTCCCATATCTCCTTGAAGTTCCTCGTCCTCACGTTTCCAACCGGCAGCGGCAGGAATACACAGGGGACGACGCTTCCATCCGGTTCTATCCCCGCGTATATCCTGCCGGCGCCGCAGCCACCGATGAACTCTGCGAGTGTTCTGACGGCGTTGTTCTCACCCATGTAGAAGTGAGCTGGGGTGATGTTCTTCCCCTTGCTTTCAAGGAGTGTGACCCTGGCGTACTGCGGTGCCGTTGTCAGTATCTCCAGCTTTCTCCTCTTCATCTGGTGGTAGACCTCCTTCATGAACTCCTCGCGCTCTTCTGGCGTTAGGTCGACCTTCACCATCTCCTCTGCCCTTCCCGTTGGCACGAGGTTGAAGAATATGACGCGCTTCACCCCGATGTTCTCAGCCAGATCGAGGATGTCGTCTATCTCCTGGAAGGTTTCCTTGTCCATAACCACTGCCATTCCATGGCTTATGCCCAGCTCTACCGCGTTTTCGAGGGCTTTTGTGGCGTGCTCCCATGCCCCCGGAATCCCGCGGAACTCATCGTGCTTCTCCGGTTTTGCTGAGTCAACGCTCACCTCGACGTACTGAACTCCCGCGTCAACGGCTTTCTTGAGCTTCTCCATATCCGCAAAGGTCCAGCCGTTTGTTGCCACTGAAGTGTGGATGCCCCTATCCGCCAGCTCCTTCACGATCCTGAGGAAGTCAGGGTGGATTGTGGGTTCACCGCCGCTTATGGCAACGGCCGCAACGCCGGCCCTGTCGAGCTGGTCGACGAGGTTCAGCTTTTCCTCAAGCGAGAGCTCGCTTGGCAGCGGCCTGTCGGCCCTCTGGTAGCAGTGTTTGCAGCGGAAGTTGCACATGTTGGTGAAGTTCCAGACTATAAGGAACGGGCCAGCAAGGCGCTGTGGAACCGTGACGCCGTACTTCGCTATTCCCTCAAGGACGACCCAGATGCCGCGTCTTATGTGAGGATCCCTGAGGAGGGCATCCTTTACGGCCTCCTCATCTCCCTTGGCCAGCTTTATGCCCAGCTTGAGGAGAACTTTGAGGACGTCCGCCTGGAAGCGTATCATCATGGGTTCATTGAGGCTCTCTCCGGCGTAGATGCTCAGCGCCCAGTATAGGGCCGGCAGTTCTCTTCCGTTTATCTCATAGCGCTTGAGCATTGGTCTTAGGAGCGCCCTTGATAGGGGGTTTCCTAGGATTAACTTGAACGCTGTGAGGGCGGTGGACAGCTGATTTCCGCCGCCATTGGACCCGTCAGTTTCTCCTGGAATTGAGTTCATTGCGTTGGGAAACGGATCCTGAATGACGCTCGCGAGGCTATCGACATCGTTATTATACCTCTCCTCTCTCATGCCCCTCACCGTTTTTCATTTGAAACTTTCATTGTATAAATCTTTCTATTGTGATGTATCGGTTATATCTGATATATCAGGAATAATCGAAAAGTTTATACGCCCTTTTGCATAGGCCTTATTGAAAATCCCTGGAGGTGGCGAAAATGGTCTCCGCAAAGACCGGAATGTGGACTGCCCTGACCGGCGCCCTTTTGATCTTGATAGACGGCATAATGGTGCTGGCCAATGAGACCTTCTACGGCTGGCACTACGGGAGCATCAGCACCGTCGGCTGGGTTGAGATAATACTAAGCCTGACCATGATGGGCCTGGCTTACTACTACAAGAGCAACAAGAGCCTTGTCGGCTGGAGCATAGCTATCCTGGCCTTGATTACGATGCCCTTCGATGGCGGCTTCTGGACGCTGGGTGCCTGGATCGCACTCATAGGCGGTGCAATGATAGCGATCGGCGAGGTTTCTGCCTCATCGACCTCGAGACACACCGCAGCGTGAATTCAAAATCTTTTTAAGCCTCTTTTCCTTTCCCTTTTTAAGTGCCTGTCGGAGGGTTGATGGTGGCCGCAATGGGGAAGTCCAAAAGGTTCGTTGAAATCGTGGCCCAGCTGATGAGCAGGTGGGGATATACCCACACGGATGGCGTTATCTACGCACACCTGCTCCTGAGCGAGAGGCCCCTCACGATATCCGAACTAGCCGAGGCCACCCGCTTGAGCCGCTCCTCCGTCTCCGTTTCCCTCTCCCGGCTCACCCGCGACTATCTCGTGACCTATCGTAAGGAGGGCAAGACCAAGTACTTCTCTGCCGTTCCGGCTTTCCTTGAGAAGTTCCTTCAGCAGCCGAGGGATATCCTCGATCGCGAGGTCAGGCCTCTCAAGGAGATCGTCGGGCGCCTGATGGAAACCGCCGGTGGTGAGGAAAAAGCCCGCTTCGAGACGATCCTCACGGACCTGTCAGCCCTCGAGTGTGTCCTTGAGAAGATAATCGAGCTTGAAGAGAAAGAGAGTGAGTGCATAGATGCCCGCTGATTGTGCTTCCCATTACCGCTCCCTGAGCAGCTTCCTGACCTCTGAGCAGGTGAAAAAGGTCATCGGTGTTACCCTCTACCTGATAGCGTTTAAGACGCTGGTGAACGTCTTCTGACCCCTTCATCTTTTTGGATCCGCCTCGGGCGTTGCCGTTACCTCCTCCTCGCTCAGATGGTTCTTGGGCATTATCTGGTCGACTATCTCGAAGGCCTTCTTCGTTACGTGGGCCTTTGCGACCCACTTCTTCAGGAACTCCTTCGACGGGAACTCTATGGCGTCGCACGGGCATATCATCGCGCAGGTGTTGCAGCCGACCATGCAGTTGTAGGGCCTAGCGACAACGGGTCTTTCTTTCTCGATGTCCCAGTCAAAGACGCGCCTTCCGCAGGTGACGAAGCATATCCCGCAGCCGGCGCAGACGTCGTAGTTGATTTTTGGATACCACTCTATCTCCTTCCTGTCAACACCCCACCATGGAATGACGCTCAGATCCTTGACGGGCCTCCCGAGGGCGTCCTTCCCGATGACGGGTGCTTCAACGTTCGACATTTCCCCCACCTCAATAACTACTAAAAAAATTTCATTTAAAATATTTTTCATATGTTTTTGTTCCCAACCCTTGGTTCTGGACAGTTCTGCCCAGAAACCCTTAAAATAAATTCATATGAGAGCTTTTTTGATAAAAATGCTGTGCCTGAGGAACATCGACTACTCAAAGGACGGACGGGAGATTCTGCGGGCAGTGAACATGCGCTTCAAGCAGGGGATGAGCTACTCAATACTCGGTCCCAACGGGGCGGGAAAATCCACTCTCGCTTACATCTTAATGGGTGTCGTGAAGCCCACCGAGGGCAAAGTACTCCTTGACGAGCGAGATATAACCGACTTGAGCGTAACGGAAAGGGCAAAGCTAGGAATCACGCTGCTCTGGCAGGAGCCGGCTCGCTACGATGGCATAACCGTGGAGGACTACCTAACCCTCGGTGGGAAGCTCAGGCCGGATAAGGATGAACTTCGGAGGGTTCTTGAGCTGGTCGGACTGCCCTATGAGGCCTATGCCCACCGTTTTGTGGACAAAAGCCTCAGCGGCGGCGAGAGAAAGAGGGTCGAGCTCGCCTCGCTTCTTCTTCTCAGGCCGAGGTACGCCATACTCGACGAGCCGGATTCAGGCCTCGACATAACCGCGGGGGAGCTGATAGAGAAGGTTCTGAATTACTTCAAGAGAACCGGCACAACCGTGATTCTCATCACGCACCACGAGGAGATAGCGGCCAAAACCGACTTCGCATACTTCCTCTGTGCGGGCAGGCTCATGAAGAAGGGCTTCTCGCGGGAGGTTGTTGAGTACTACAAGAAGACCTGCGGAAGATGCTTTCTGGCGGGGATGATGACGGATGACCATTAAACTTGACCGTGTTAAGGAGTACGAGGCCTTAATAGATGTTTACGAAAAGGAGGGCCTCGACACATCTCTCTTCGGCGACAGGATAGCCGCGATAATAATCAGTGGGGACAGAATAATAGGCCTCAACAACGTCCCCGGCGTCGAGATAACGGGCGAAGAGATAGAGAACGGCGTCAAGGCCGAGGTGAGGATAGCAGATAACGTGAAGCTCCCCTTCCCGATCCACCTCTGCACGGGCTACC
This window of the Thermococcus siculi genome carries:
- a CDS encoding tungsten cofactor oxidoreductase radical SAM maturase, which encodes MAKEVGKEYTFSLWDGKVIVRPKLDMKYLYIEVTSRCNLKCEMCFKQYWEDTEGDMDWELFLKILDDAEEFPDLKMVYLGGIGEPSVHPRFMDMVREVKKRGFALGMSSNGTLLTDDMLREFAKLGVELIYFSMDTVPTAQNAITLGHLAAAVTADKIRKLVKYRDEYGTHRPSVGVEVVVTKENYKQLPDMARFLLDLGVDSMLVSNLLPLTEEQTKDIVYDGSVNMKPILDELYKIANMGIYIKLPYFELKTERQCDFDENNVAVIRWDGEVAPCYRFLHSYYEYIFGRKKKVNAYSFGNVREKSLADIWTSEKYTWFRFTMKNYMYPSCTDCPLVDACDFVKTSDIDCWGNEPSCADCLWARRIVQCPIPQHNFGKFY
- the aor gene encoding aldehyde ferredoxin oxidoreductase — translated: MYGNWGKFLRVNLSTGEVKVEEYDEELAKKWLGSRGLAIYFLLKEMDPKVDPLSPENKLIITPGPLSGTSAPTGGRYNVVTKGPQTGFITMANSGGYFGAELKFAGWDGIIVEGKADHPVYIYIKDDNVEIRDASHLWGKVVSETEETLKKEIGSKRLHIASIGPAGENLVKFAAIVNDGHRAAARAGVGAVMGSKNLKAIAVEGTKRVPIADKQKFMLVIREKINKLKNDPVAGGGLPNYGTAVLVNIINQNGLYPTRNFQTGVFELAEEHSGEAMTAKYLIRNQPCYACPIGCGRVNKLPTVGVTEGPEYESIWALGADLGINDLASIIEANHLCDEYGLDTISTGGTLAAAMELYEKGYLKQEDLGEEAPPFRWGNTEVLLYYIEKIAYRKGIGDKLAEGSYRFAEMYGHPEFSMSVKKLELPAYDPRGAEGHGLGYATNNRGGCHIKNYMISPEILGYPYKMDPHDISDDKIKMLLIFQDLSAVIDAAGLCLFTTFGLGADDFRDMLNAALGWDFSTEDYLKIGERIWNAERIFNLKAGLVPERDDTLPKRFLEEPMPEGPNKGHTVRLKEMLPRYYKLRGWTEDGRVTPEKAKELGIEEFL
- a CDS encoding 4Fe-4S dicluster domain-containing protein, with product MSNVEAPVIGKDALGRPVKDLSVIPWWGVDRKEIEWYPKINYDVCAGCGICFVTCGRRVFDWDIEKERPVVARPYNCMVGCNTCAMICPCDAIEFPSKEFLKKWVAKAHVTKKAFEIVDQIMPKNHLSEEEVTATPEADPKR
- a CDS encoding ArsR family transcriptional regulator, which codes for MPVGGLMVAAMGKSKRFVEIVAQLMSRWGYTHTDGVIYAHLLLSERPLTISELAEATRLSRSSVSVSLSRLTRDYLVTYRKEGKTKYFSAVPAFLEKFLQQPRDILDREVRPLKEIVGRLMETAGGEEKARFETILTDLSALECVLEKIIELEEKESECIDAR
- a CDS encoding ATP-binding cassette domain-containing protein, with amino-acid sequence MLCLRNIDYSKDGREILRAVNMRFKQGMSYSILGPNGAGKSTLAYILMGVVKPTEGKVLLDERDITDLSVTERAKLGITLLWQEPARYDGITVEDYLTLGGKLRPDKDELRRVLELVGLPYEAYAHRFVDKSLSGGERKRVELASLLLLRPRYAILDEPDSGLDITAGELIEKVLNYFKRTGTTVILITHHEEIAAKTDFAYFLCAGRLMKKGFSREVVEYYKKTCGRCFLAGMMTDDH
- a CDS encoding Mrp/NBP35 family ATP-binding protein; translation: MITIDPRVRGIEGRLEKVKRIIPVVSGKGGVGKSLVSTTLALALAEKGHRVGLLDLDFHGASDHVILGFEPKEFPEEEYGVIPPTVHGVKFMSIVYYSEDRPTPMRGMEISDALIELLAITRWDELDYLVIDMPPGLGDQFLDVLRFLKRGEFLVVATPSKLSINVVRKLLEVLRERDYRILGMVENLKLDGERDIEGLAREFGVPYLVGIPLYRDLEAKVGNPAELMKTEFADRIREVAGKVIEG
- a CDS encoding HypC/HybG/HupF family hydrogenase formation chaperone — translated: MCLAVPGRIIEIEGKTAVVDFGGVKREVRLDLLPDVSVGDYVIVHTGFAIERLDEKRALEILEAWAEVERALEG
- the mobA gene encoding molybdenum cofactor guanylyltransferase MobA; its protein translation is MIAAVLAGGTGRRFGGDKLLVEVGGKPLLLHTLERLGLARRVDEIVLVASPHNADRLRTFGFRVLVDELMIGPIGGVYTALELGDVFVVAGDMPLLVPEFIDYIIDRFNESGREACVPRWGNGYLEPLHAAYSTPFRESLWGRIKAGNYALNLAIRESDVCYIETEKLPGSWRESLFNVNTREDLERLSRIVF
- a CDS encoding hydrogenase 3 maturation endopeptidase HyCI produces the protein MELADLIKNARRVVVCGIGNDARGDDAFGVLVAERLKELISNPNVLVLNCGEVPESYTGKITSFKPDLVLFIDAVDFGGGHGEIILADPEGTLGDAVSTHSLPLRILVGYLKSQLDASFVLVGCQPKVMGLFQEPSEIIIQRAKSLADSLAELLNKGD
- the hypA gene encoding hydrogenase nickel incorporation protein HypA, translating into MHEWALADGIVRTALDYAQKEGASKLLAIQVVLGELQDVNAEIVEFAMKELLKGTIGEGAEIEFIEEEAVFRCRDCGHEWKLKDVRENFDDRIKEDIHFIPEVVHAFLACPKCGSRDFEVLKGRGVYISGIRIEKEGGE
- a CDS encoding radical SAM/SPASM domain-containing protein: MREERYNNDVDSLASVIQDPFPNAMNSIPGETDGSNGGGNQLSTALTAFKLILGNPLSRALLRPMLKRYEINGRELPALYWALSIYAGESLNEPMMIRFQADVLKVLLKLGIKLAKGDEEAVKDALLRDPHIRRGIWVVLEGIAKYGVTVPQRLAGPFLIVWNFTNMCNFRCKHCYQRADRPLPSELSLEEKLNLVDQLDRAGVAAVAISGGEPTIHPDFLRIVKELADRGIHTSVATNGWTFADMEKLKKAVDAGVQYVEVSVDSAKPEKHDEFRGIPGAWEHATKALENAVELGISHGMAVVMDKETFQEIDDILDLAENIGVKRVIFFNLVPTGRAEEMVKVDLTPEEREEFMKEVYHQMKRRKLEILTTAPQYARVTLLESKGKNITPAHFYMGENNAVRTLAEFIGGCGAGRIYAGIEPDGSVVPCVFLPLPVGNVRTRNFKEIWEKSRIFNLLRDRNNFTGQCRNCPYRNICGGCRARAYHYTLDLLGDDPGCIINKRVWKDLVEHGEPRGLTEVSWVDESVVLRGPTLYVPGYYTAVEVAAEKRLHTTWTRTEEGLKPEIITPR